In a single window of the Alphaproteobacteria bacterium LSUCC0684 genome:
- a CDS encoding DMT family transporter, translating into MTENRQALILMALSMTLLAAGDAVVRTIGETLPSGQIIGMRGVFLTAILVIGLRLSGRRPGWPDLANRWNLARGLAETVSTYCFFISIQLLPIAISTTVVFIFPVLLTLVSIPLFGEKVGPFRWLAVLMGFAGVVMISAPGKGTFNLALLLPMGTAFGLVARDLITRKIPDHIDSGTVTLTTAMVTTIMGFASLPFGWVDVTMREIRLLPLAAVLVACSFLAYIVAIRRGELSIIAPAQYLVILWATFWGALIWQEMPDQYALAGGGLIIAAGCLILWREQVAARRET; encoded by the coding sequence ATGACCGAAAATCGCCAGGCGCTGATACTGATGGCGCTGTCGATGACCCTGCTGGCGGCGGGGGATGCCGTGGTGCGCACCATCGGCGAAACCCTGCCCAGCGGCCAGATCATCGGCATGCGAGGTGTTTTTCTGACCGCCATTCTGGTGATCGGGCTGAGGTTGTCCGGGCGCCGCCCGGGCTGGCCTGATCTGGCAAATCGATGGAATCTGGCGCGCGGGCTTGCGGAGACGGTTTCCACCTATTGCTTCTTTATCAGCATCCAGCTCCTGCCGATTGCGATCTCAACGACGGTTGTGTTCATCTTTCCGGTGCTGCTTACGCTTGTCTCGATCCCGCTCTTTGGCGAGAAGGTCGGCCCCTTCCGCTGGCTTGCGGTCCTGATGGGGTTTGCCGGGGTGGTGATGATTTCAGCGCCGGGAAAGGGGACGTTCAATCTTGCTCTCCTCCTGCCTATGGGCACGGCCTTCGGGCTGGTGGCGCGGGATCTGATCACCCGCAAGATCCCGGATCATATCGATTCCGGTACCGTTACCCTGACCACGGCGATGGTCACGACGATCATGGGATTTGCAAGCCTGCCGTTCGGCTGGGTTGACGTGACCATGCGTGAGATCCGGCTGCTGCCCCTCGCGGCGGTGCTGGTGGCCTGTTCCTTTCTCGCCTATATCGTTGCGATCAGGCGGGGCGAGCTTTCGATCATCGCCCCGGCCCAGTATCTCGTCATTCTGTGGGCGACATTCTGGGGGGCGCTCATCTGGCAGGAAATGCCGGATCAATATGCGCTGGCAGGTGGCGGGCTCATCATCGCGGCAGGATGCCTCATCCTGTGGCGGGAACAGGTGGCGGCCCGGCGCGAAACCTAG
- a CDS encoding acyl-CoA dehydrogenase: MYTAPLKDIRFVLKDVVGMENVLARLGRADDITPDLAEAVLEEAGKLAADIIAPTNHPGDVEGCIHHDDGSVTTPSGFADAYRAMAEGGWTAMDAREEFGGQNMPMIISSMVNEIWQSANMAFALCHLLTQGQIHALQKSASPEQQQIFIPPMVEGRWTGTMNLTEPQAGTDLAAIKTRAVREGEHYRITGQKIYITYGEHDMAENIIHLVLARTPDAPAGVKGISVFVVPKFLINPDGSLGERNDVHCISIEKKLGIKASPTAVLSYGDNGGAIGYLVGEENEGLKIMFGMMNHARFSVGLQGLSISERALQQAIWYAMDRKQGAPLGGKEGDAIIHHPDVLRLITTMKAEIEAMRALAAMGGAALDLGHLDNAEDAAFWEERAALLIPVIKGWLTERSLDLTSRAVQVHGGMGFIEETGAAQHFRDARILPIYEGTTAIQANDLVFRKTLRDEGRAVTTLLDEIDAEMEQLSGHEDKIAANAAAAVWEAVGETRKAVAHLLATSNDPRKPAAGGVNYLMMLGYLTGGWLMARSAGIAADMINKDGADTEFLAAKMVTADTFITHSLPQVMALVRTILAGDEAVLAMQPAWLAS; this comes from the coding sequence ATGTATACCGCCCCCCTCAAGGATATCCGTTTTGTGCTCAAGGATGTTGTCGGCATGGAAAATGTCCTTGCCCGGCTCGGACGTGCAGATGATATCACGCCTGATCTTGCCGAGGCGGTGCTCGAGGAGGCCGGAAAACTTGCCGCCGATATCATCGCCCCCACCAATCATCCAGGTGATGTGGAAGGGTGCATTCATCATGACGACGGGTCGGTGACCACGCCATCGGGGTTTGCCGACGCTTACCGCGCCATGGCGGAAGGCGGCTGGACGGCCATGGATGCGCGCGAGGAATTCGGCGGCCAGAACATGCCGATGATCATCTCATCGATGGTCAACGAGATCTGGCAGTCAGCCAATATGGCCTTTGCACTCTGCCATCTTCTGACGCAAGGCCAGATCCATGCCCTGCAGAAATCGGCAAGCCCCGAGCAGCAGCAGATCTTCATCCCGCCCATGGTCGAAGGCCGCTGGACCGGCACCATGAACCTCACCGAACCGCAGGCCGGAACCGATCTTGCCGCGATCAAGACCCGGGCCGTCCGGGAAGGCGAGCATTACCGGATCACCGGGCAGAAGATCTATATCACCTATGGCGAGCATGACATGGCGGAGAACATCATCCACCTTGTTCTTGCCCGGACACCGGATGCGCCGGCCGGGGTGAAAGGCATTTCGGTCTTCGTGGTGCCGAAATTCCTCATCAATCCGGATGGATCGCTCGGTGAGCGCAACGACGTTCACTGCATTTCCATCGAAAAGAAACTCGGCATCAAGGCCTCGCCCACGGCGGTGTTGTCCTACGGGGATAATGGCGGCGCCATCGGTTATCTGGTGGGCGAGGAAAACGAAGGGCTCAAGATCATGTTCGGCATGATGAATCACGCCCGGTTTTCCGTTGGCCTGCAAGGGCTTTCCATATCCGAACGGGCGCTGCAACAGGCGATCTGGTATGCCATGGACCGAAAGCAGGGTGCGCCGCTTGGCGGCAAGGAGGGCGATGCCATCATCCATCATCCCGATGTCCTGCGGCTGATCACCACCATGAAAGCCGAGATCGAGGCGATGCGGGCGCTTGCCGCCATGGGTGGTGCGGCGCTTGATCTTGGTCATCTCGACAATGCGGAGGATGCCGCTTTCTGGGAGGAACGTGCGGCCCTGCTCATCCCTGTCATCAAGGGCTGGCTGACGGAACGGTCGCTTGATCTGACCTCCCGGGCCGTGCAGGTGCATGGCGGGATGGGATTCATCGAGGAGACAGGCGCAGCCCAGCATTTTCGCGACGCGCGGATCCTGCCCATTTACGAAGGCACGACCGCCATTCAGGCCAATGACCTTGTCTTTCGCAAGACACTCCGCGATGAAGGCCGGGCGGTGACCACGCTTCTCGATGAGATCGATGCCGAAATGGAGCAGCTCTCCGGGCATGAAGACAAGATCGCTGCCAATGCCGCCGCCGCCGTTTGGGAGGCAGTTGGCGAAACCCGAAAAGCTGTCGCGCATCTCCTGGCCACCTCAAATGATCCGCGCAAGCCTGCTGCCGGCGGGGTCAATTACCTGATGATGCTCGGCTACCTGACGGGGGGATGGCTGATGGCCAGATCCGCCGGTATCGCCGCCGATATGATCAACAAAGATGGCGCGGATACCGAATTCCTCGCCGCCAAGATGGTGACGGCGGATACGTTCATCACCCATTCGCTGCCGCAGGTCATGGCGCTCGTCCGGACAATCCTTGCCGGAGACGAGGCCGTTCTGGCCATGCAGCCCGCCTGGCTTGCGAGTTAG
- a CDS encoding 3-hydroxyacyl-CoA dehydrogenase NAD-binding domain-containing protein produces the protein MQWQHWKLETDDRGIARLTIDVREKSVNVLTREVVAEMADVVTHLEGAAGIKGLCFRSGKEVGFVYGADINEFEALETEEEVAALLDEVHDTFNRFAALPFPVVVGIDGYALGGGLEIALLADRLVLTDSPKTQVGFPEVKLGLMPGYGGTGRAYGRVGAYMVLDMMLTGRMVPAAEALKSGLVDALADGREHLDDAMMDMLMRLGGEKPPRHQIRGEDTAAEVAKAREAFAGRVRPDHTPAPFAILDHIAANAPDPAAISDAEKIIFPTLMVSDASDGLRRVFQLTDAVKRTARGDAAIQHVHVIGAGVMGGDIAAVAAMEGLTVTLSDQDDAAIAHAVERARKLYERRLKTPAKIDAAMDRLIADRTQAGLAEADLVIEAVAERLDVKKAVFAALEPKTRPEAILATNTSAIPLEEIAAALARPERLIGLHFFNPVPVLPLVEVIWSEVSDQDLVARGMMFAGRLRKMPIRCKSAPGFLVNRALLPYLLKGIEAMLDGMDPDQIDEAMVNFGMPMGPVELADQIGLDVTHDASVPLGMPKKVAAALKEKMAAGTIGRKSGSGFYDWDGNKAVRARAVYDTRAQEALARELLAPMIEECRKAVAEGVVDSADMADAGMIFGVGFPSFRGGPLHYRNRYQD, from the coding sequence ATGCAATGGCAACACTGGAAACTTGAAACCGATGATAGAGGTATCGCCCGGCTGACCATCGATGTCAGGGAAAAGTCGGTCAATGTGCTGACACGGGAAGTGGTTGCGGAAATGGCCGATGTCGTCACCCATCTGGAAGGTGCCGCCGGGATAAAAGGGCTCTGCTTTCGTTCAGGCAAGGAGGTCGGCTTTGTTTACGGCGCCGATATCAATGAATTCGAGGCTCTTGAAACCGAAGAGGAGGTGGCCGCCCTCCTCGATGAGGTGCATGACACGTTCAACAGATTTGCCGCGCTGCCTTTCCCTGTCGTGGTGGGGATTGATGGCTATGCTCTTGGTGGCGGGCTTGAAATTGCCCTGCTCGCGGACCGGCTGGTGCTGACGGACTCGCCCAAGACCCAGGTCGGGTTTCCGGAAGTCAAGCTCGGGCTGATGCCGGGCTATGGCGGCACCGGCCGGGCTTACGGACGTGTCGGGGCCTATATGGTGCTGGACATGATGCTGACCGGGCGGATGGTTCCTGCTGCCGAAGCGCTCAAATCCGGTCTTGTCGATGCTCTCGCCGACGGGCGTGAACACTTGGACGATGCCATGATGGATATGCTGATGCGTCTGGGGGGAGAGAAACCGCCGCGCCATCAGATCCGCGGGGAGGATACCGCAGCCGAGGTCGCGAAAGCCCGCGAGGCCTTTGCCGGGCGGGTGCGGCCTGATCATACCCCGGCGCCCTTCGCCATTCTTGATCATATTGCTGCAAACGCCCCGGATCCGGCGGCAATCTCCGATGCGGAAAAGATCATCTTCCCGACCCTGATGGTGAGTGATGCGTCGGACGGGCTGCGCCGTGTCTTCCAGCTCACCGATGCCGTCAAGAGGACAGCACGCGGTGATGCCGCGATCCAGCATGTTCATGTCATCGGCGCCGGCGTGATGGGCGGTGATATCGCTGCCGTCGCGGCGATGGAAGGGCTGACCGTCACCCTGAGCGATCAGGATGATGCCGCGATCGCCCATGCGGTGGAGCGGGCGCGGAAACTCTATGAGCGTCGGCTCAAGACCCCGGCGAAGATCGACGCCGCCATGGACCGGCTGATCGCCGACAGGACCCAGGCCGGGCTTGCCGAGGCTGACCTGGTGATCGAAGCCGTGGCCGAACGTCTTGACGTCAAAAAGGCGGTGTTTGCCGCCCTTGAGCCGAAGACCAGACCCGAGGCGATCCTCGCGACCAATACCTCGGCCATTCCCCTTGAAGAGATTGCCGCCGCGCTGGCGAGGCCGGAACGGCTGATCGGGCTTCATTTCTTCAATCCGGTTCCCGTGCTGCCGCTTGTCGAGGTGATCTGGTCAGAGGTGTCGGATCAGGATCTGGTGGCGCGGGGGATGATGTTTGCCGGCCGGCTCCGGAAGATGCCGATCCGCTGCAAATCCGCCCCGGGGTTTCTGGTGAACCGGGCATTGCTGCCCTATCTGCTCAAAGGGATTGAGGCGATGCTCGATGGCATGGATCCCGATCAGATCGACGAGGCGATGGTGAATTTCGGCATGCCCATGGGGCCGGTGGAACTGGCTGACCAGATCGGGCTTGATGTCACCCATGACGCTTCCGTGCCGCTCGGCATGCCGAAAAAGGTGGCGGCGGCGCTGAAGGAGAAAATGGCCGCCGGAACAATCGGCCGTAAATCCGGGTCTGGTTTCTATGACTGGGACGGCAACAAGGCGGTGCGGGCCCGGGCGGTCTATGATACAAGGGCCCAGGAGGCGCTGGCCCGCGAGCTGCTGGCCCCGATGATCGAGGAATGCCGCAAGGCGGTGGCCGAAGGCGTGGTCGACAGCGCCGACATGGCCGATGCCGGCATGATTTTCGGGGTCGGTTTCCCCTCCTTTCGGGGCGGGCCCCTCCATTACCGGAACAGATATCAGGATTAA
- a CDS encoding Ldh family oxidoreductase, translating into MTTITETDLEDLVTKALTRSRTSEANARSVARALVLAEIDGKKGHGLSRVPSYAGQAQSGKVDGMAVPQSRQPRSGVLAIDAGHGFAYPAFDLLQKEAPAVAREAGIAMAGICRSHHYGVAGHHVEAMAEEGLIALLLGNTPAAMAPWGGKTPLFGTNPIAFAAPLAGRPPLVIDLATSRVARGNILTAKQKNAPIPEGWALDADGQPTTSAEAALKGSMVPMAEAKGAALALMIEILAAGLTGANFGVEATSFFEAEGPAPNTGQIMILIDPGVMADGVPERLAEFARLIEDDGARLPGGNRQARRLTARAEGLSVDDAALDAARALASGG; encoded by the coding sequence ATGACCACGATTACTGAAACTGACCTCGAAGATCTTGTTACCAAGGCCCTGACCCGGAGCCGGACATCCGAAGCCAATGCCCGTTCGGTTGCGCGGGCGCTTGTGCTTGCGGAAATCGATGGCAAGAAAGGCCATGGCCTGTCGCGGGTGCCAAGCTATGCCGGTCAGGCGCAGAGCGGCAAGGTCGACGGGATGGCTGTTCCGCAGAGCCGCCAGCCCCGGTCCGGGGTGCTGGCGATTGATGCGGGCCATGGTTTTGCCTATCCGGCCTTTGATCTCTTGCAGAAAGAGGCCCCGGCTGTCGCCCGTGAGGCCGGCATTGCCATGGCCGGGATATGCCGCTCGCATCATTACGGGGTTGCCGGGCATCACGTCGAGGCCATGGCGGAGGAAGGCCTGATTGCCCTTTTGCTCGGCAATACCCCGGCGGCGATGGCTCCCTGGGGAGGCAAGACGCCGCTTTTCGGCACCAATCCCATCGCCTTTGCGGCACCTCTCGCCGGTCGGCCGCCGCTGGTGATCGATCTTGCCACCAGCCGTGTCGCCCGCGGTAATATCCTGACCGCAAAGCAGAAGAACGCGCCAATCCCCGAAGGCTGGGCGCTGGATGCCGACGGCCAGCCCACAACCAGCGCGGAGGCCGCGCTCAAGGGCTCGATGGTGCCCATGGCCGAAGCCAAGGGCGCGGCGCTGGCCCTGATGATTGAAATTCTCGCCGCCGGCCTCACCGGGGCGAATTTCGGCGTTGAGGCAACATCCTTCTTCGAGGCCGAAGGCCCGGCCCCGAATACCGGCCAGATCATGATCCTGATCGACCCGGGCGTCATGGCCGATGGCGTGCCGGAGCGGCTGGCGGAATTTGCCCGGCTGATCGAAGATGACGGCGCGCGCCTGCCCGGAGGCAACCGGCAAGCCCGCCGCCTTACGGCCCGGGCAGAAGGGTTGAGCGTGGATGACGCGGCCCTCGATGCTGCCCGCGCCCTCGCATCCGGGGGATGA
- a CDS encoding NAD(P)-dependent oxidoreductase yields MNPDLVISEFMEERVVAELSRLYRTLYDPDLVRDRPRLMAELATARGLIVRNRTEVDAELIAAAPRLCVIGRLGVGLDNIDQEAASRRGIAVCPATGANADSVAEYVIAASLQLLRPVFSSTAEMLAGTFPRARLSDGREIAGCILGLVGGGIIGRAVAARASALGMEILIADPALGSGRTAEGWQVTSLEDCLAAADVVSLHLPLTRSTAGLFGAERLRSMKPGCVLINTARGGIVDHSALAELMKAGHVSGAALDVFEEEPADAASLAMFEGVENLILTPHIAGLTHDSNIRVSEMTARNVQAHMGPDGEGR; encoded by the coding sequence GTGAACCCGGATCTGGTGATTTCGGAATTCATGGAAGAACGGGTGGTGGCTGAACTCAGCCGCCTGTACCGGACGCTCTATGATCCCGATCTGGTCCGAGACAGGCCCCGGCTGATGGCGGAACTCGCCACCGCCCGGGGGCTGATCGTCCGCAACCGGACCGAAGTTGACGCGGAACTCATCGCCGCGGCCCCCCGTCTTTGTGTCATTGGCCGGCTTGGAGTGGGCCTTGACAATATCGATCAGGAAGCCGCCTCAAGACGTGGCATCGCCGTGTGCCCCGCGACAGGCGCCAATGCCGACAGCGTTGCCGAATATGTCATTGCCGCCAGTCTTCAGTTGCTGCGGCCGGTGTTTTCCTCCACGGCCGAGATGCTGGCCGGAACATTCCCCCGGGCAAGGCTTTCCGATGGCCGGGAGATTGCCGGATGCATCCTCGGGCTGGTGGGCGGCGGGATTATCGGCCGCGCGGTTGCGGCGCGTGCTTCGGCCCTGGGGATGGAGATCCTCATAGCTGATCCGGCACTTGGATCGGGAAGGACAGCGGAAGGCTGGCAGGTCACCTCGCTTGAAGACTGTCTTGCCGCGGCCGATGTGGTCTCCCTGCATCTGCCCCTTACCAGGTCCACGGCCGGGCTTTTTGGTGCCGAACGTCTCCGCTCCATGAAGCCGGGATGCGTGCTGATCAACACGGCAAGGGGCGGGATTGTCGATCATTCGGCCCTCGCCGAATTAATGAAAGCCGGTCATGTTTCCGGGGCGGCGCTGGACGTGTTTGAAGAAGAACCCGCCGATGCGGCCTCCCTTGCCATGTTCGAAGGGGTTGAAAACCTGATCCTGACCCCGCATATCGCCGGATTGACCCATGATTCCAATATCAGGGTATCGGAAATGACGGCCCGTAATGTTCAGGCCCATATGGGACCTGATGGAGAAGGCAGATGA
- a CDS encoding UxaA family hydrolase, whose protein sequence is MASNNSFFGYRRENGRVGVRNYVAILPVDDISNAACESVANNIKGTMALPHSYGRLQFGEDLELHFRTIIGTGANPNIAACVVIGIEPGWTQRIVDGIAKTGKPVAGFSIEQNGDINTVAAASRTAKEFVHMTSEYLREECDMSELWVSTKCGESDTTTGLSSCPTVGNMYDKLLPRGIYGCFGETSEITGAEHLCKARAATPEAGDKFMKIWQAYQDEVIEPFKTSDLSESQPTKGNIEGGLTTIEEKALGNLEKIGRTSTYIDALGPAESPEKGPGLYFMDTSSAAAECVTLMGAAGYVVHTFPTGQGNVIGNPIVPVIKISGNPRTIRTMGEHVDVDVSGVLRREQTIDEAGDSLIEMIRRTANGRLTAAEALGHKEFVMTKLYRSA, encoded by the coding sequence ATGGCATCCAATAATTCGTTTTTTGGCTACAGACGCGAAAATGGCCGGGTCGGTGTTCGCAATTATGTTGCCATCCTGCCGGTGGATGATATCTCAAACGCCGCCTGCGAATCCGTTGCAAACAACATCAAGGGCACGATGGCGCTGCCCCATTCGTATGGTCGGCTTCAGTTCGGCGAGGATCTGGAGCTGCATTTCCGCACCATTATCGGCACCGGCGCCAACCCGAATATCGCCGCTTGTGTCGTGATCGGGATCGAACCCGGCTGGACCCAGCGCATCGTCGACGGGATCGCCAAGACCGGCAAGCCGGTCGCGGGGTTCTCCATCGAGCAGAACGGGGATATCAACACCGTTGCCGCTGCCTCCCGGACGGCGAAGGAATTCGTCCACATGACCAGCGAATACCTGCGCGAGGAATGCGACATGTCCGAGCTGTGGGTTTCCACCAAATGCGGTGAAAGCGATACCACCACCGGGCTGTCTTCCTGCCCCACCGTCGGCAATATGTACGACAAGCTTCTGCCCAGGGGGATCTATGGCTGTTTTGGGGAGACATCGGAAATCACCGGTGCCGAGCATCTGTGCAAGGCCCGCGCCGCAACCCCCGAAGCCGGTGACAAGTTCATGAAGATCTGGCAGGCCTATCAGGATGAAGTCATCGAGCCGTTCAAGACCTCCGATCTTTCGGAATCCCAGCCGACCAAGGGGAATATCGAAGGCGGCCTGACGACGATTGAGGAAAAGGCCCTCGGCAATCTCGAGAAGATCGGCCGCACCTCCACCTATATCGATGCACTTGGCCCGGCGGAATCACCGGAAAAGGGGCCTGGCCTCTATTTCATGGATACGTCATCGGCGGCGGCGGAATGCGTCACCCTCATGGGAGCGGCAGGCTATGTCGTGCATACCTTCCCCACCGGCCAGGGTAACGTCATCGGCAACCCGATCGTCCCCGTCATCAAGATCAGCGGCAACCCGCGCACGATACGCACCATGGGCGAGCATGTCGATGTCGATGTATCCGGTGTCCTGCGCCGGGAGCAGACCATCGATGAGGCGGGCGATTCCCTGATTGAAATGATCCGCCGGACGGCGAATGGCCGACTGACCGCAGCCGAAGCGCTGGGTCACAAGGAATTTGTCATGACCAAACTTTACCGGAGTGCTTGA
- a CDS encoding UxaA family hydrolase produces the protein MTEPHLLVHHDGDNVGVVVVEGLKAGTEMLCVVTENNTDFTMTVNHDVPIGHKVALKDLAEGDTVIKYAQDIGRIVAATGKGDHIHVHNLKTKRW, from the coding sequence ATGACGGAACCTCATCTTCTCGTGCATCACGATGGAGACAATGTCGGCGTTGTGGTTGTCGAAGGCCTGAAGGCAGGGACGGAGATGCTCTGCGTTGTGACCGAGAACAACACCGACTTCACCATGACGGTCAATCACGATGTGCCAATCGGACATAAAGTGGCGCTCAAGGATCTTGCCGAAGGCGACACGGTGATCAAATACGCACAGGATATCGGCCGCATCGTCGCGGCAACGGGCAAGGGTGATCACATTCATGTCCATAATCTGAAAACCAAGCGCTGGTAG
- a CDS encoding DMT family transporter: MKESARTQAFPATGNRDGHSLRGMVLMALAMLMIPAIDVFAKLLGQTMSPGQVVWFRFFVQSLLITPIILYLGEWRVSPGTVKVQIARGVLIAAATLFFFAALNYLSIAAAIAIFFIEPMILTILSVIFLGETIRMRRIFAILAGFVGALIVIRPSFAAVGLPALLPLATAVCFAFYVMLTRTLTERVNPFQMQWMVGLSALTVMSLALVLGEFSGIDVFRASLPEGIEIAWVFSLGLIATVGHLMLVLAVRDAPTSLLAPFQYLEIIGATVFGYLVFDNIPDLETILGVAVIVASGLYLFHRESVNARKGQD; this comes from the coding sequence TTGAAGGAATCAGCACGAACCCAGGCCTTTCCGGCAACCGGCAACAGGGATGGCCATTCTCTTCGCGGGATGGTCCTCATGGCGCTGGCGATGCTGATGATTCCCGCCATCGATGTGTTTGCCAAACTGCTCGGCCAGACGATGTCACCGGGGCAGGTGGTGTGGTTCCGCTTTTTCGTCCAGAGCCTCCTGATCACGCCGATCATCCTTTATCTCGGGGAATGGCGGGTGTCGCCAGGCACCGTGAAGGTGCAGATCGCCCGCGGGGTGCTGATCGCGGCGGCCACCCTCTTCTTCTTCGCGGCGCTGAACTATCTGTCCATCGCGGCGGCCATTGCCATCTTTTTCATTGAACCGATGATCCTGACCATTCTCTCGGTCATCTTTCTGGGTGAGACCATCCGGATGCGGCGGATCTTTGCCATTCTGGCAGGTTTCGTCGGCGCGCTGATCGTCATCCGGCCAAGTTTTGCCGCGGTCGGTTTGCCGGCGCTTCTGCCTCTTGCAACGGCGGTGTGCTTTGCCTTTTATGTGATGCTGACCCGGACCCTGACCGAACGGGTCAATCCTTTTCAGATGCAGTGGATGGTCGGGCTGTCGGCGCTGACCGTCATGTCTCTTGCGCTGGTGCTGGGTGAATTCTCCGGCATTGATGTGTTCAGGGCCTCCCTGCCCGAAGGGATTGAGATCGCCTGGGTGTTCAGCCTTGGCCTGATCGCAACGGTGGGGCATCTGATGCTGGTTCTGGCGGTGCGCGATGCGCCCACCAGCCTGCTTGCGCCCTTCCAGTATCTTGAGATCATCGGGGCAACGGTGTTCGGCTATCTCGTCTTTGACAATATCCCTGATCTTGAAACCATTCTCGGTGTTGCCGTCATCGTTGCCTCGGGGCTCTATCTTTTCCACCGGGAATCCGTCAATGCCCGAAAAGGGCAGGATTGA
- a CDS encoding ABC transporter ATP-binding protein — MPLLSAENITKKFGHFAANDEVSFAIEPGSIHALLGENGAGKSTFVKMLYGVLQPDEGRFFWQGRPLRITSPKMARALGIAMVFQHFSLFPALTVAENIALAMDDADTLSALRHRIREASDHWGLAINPDRPVGELSVGEQQRVEILRCLLQDPKLLIMDEPTSVLTPQESLRLFDVLRRLAADGCAILYISHKLDEIMELTEKATILRGGRNVGEVIPRQSSTRDMAEIMVGDAVDWIERRKTHDSDTSKPPLFELIGLNRPAASAFATPLRDIHLSVRPGEILGIAGISGNGQEELAEALSGEWLSPDPAMIRLDGENIGHTGPERRRQMGLETVPEERNGHAAVPDMTMVENTFLTQYFRFSTGTSWLRRQLAHPGLGQDATEMIIRTADVRTPRSNPRANQLSGGNLQKFIMGRMLSTRPLVAVISQPTWGVDVGAATAIRRALLQLAETGCAIILISQDLEEIFGLATRIAALNNGRLTEGYPAADLTAEDIGLMMGGAASEEEARA; from the coding sequence ATGCCTCTGCTTTCTGCTGAGAACATCACCAAGAAATTTGGCCATTTCGCCGCCAATGATGAGGTGAGTTTTGCCATCGAGCCAGGTTCGATTCATGCCTTGCTTGGGGAGAACGGCGCCGGAAAATCAACCTTCGTCAAGATGCTCTATGGCGTGCTTCAGCCGGATGAAGGCCGTTTTTTCTGGCAGGGCCGGCCTCTCCGGATCACGTCGCCGAAAATGGCCCGCGCCCTTGGCATTGCCATGGTTTTCCAGCATTTCTCGCTTTTTCCGGCCCTGACGGTGGCGGAGAATATCGCCCTTGCCATGGATGATGCGGATACGCTTTCGGCCTTGCGCCACCGCATCAGGGAGGCGTCAGACCACTGGGGTCTTGCCATCAATCCTGATCGGCCGGTGGGGGAGCTGTCGGTGGGGGAGCAGCAGCGGGTTGAGATTCTGCGCTGCCTCCTGCAGGACCCGAAACTGCTCATCATGGATGAGCCGACATCGGTGCTGACGCCGCAGGAAAGCTTGCGTCTCTTCGATGTGTTGAGGCGCCTTGCCGCCGATGGCTGCGCGATCCTCTATATCAGCCACAAACTTGATGAGATCATGGAACTCACCGAAAAGGCCACCATCCTGCGCGGTGGCCGGAATGTCGGTGAAGTCATCCCGCGCCAGAGCAGCACCCGGGATATGGCGGAGATCATGGTGGGGGATGCCGTGGACTGGATCGAACGCCGCAAAACCCATGATAGTGACACAAGCAAGCCGCCGCTCTTTGAACTGATCGGATTGAATCGCCCCGCCGCCTCGGCTTTCGCAACCCCGCTTCGGGATATCCATCTCAGCGTCCGGCCGGGTGAGATCCTCGGCATCGCCGGCATTTCCGGCAATGGCCAGGAAGAACTGGCTGAGGCGCTCTCCGGTGAATGGCTTTCCCCCGATCCGGCGATGATCCGGCTTGATGGGGAGAATATCGGCCATACAGGGCCGGAGCGCCGCCGCCAGATGGGGCTTGAAACCGTGCCGGAAGAACGCAACGGTCATGCCGCCGTCCCGGATATGACCATGGTGGAAAACACCTTTCTTACCCAGTATTTCCGCTTCAGCACCGGCACTTCATGGCTTCGGCGTCAGCTTGCCCATCCCGGCCTCGGGCAGGACGCGACCGAGATGATCATCCGCACCGCCGATGTCCGCACCCCCCGTTCCAACCCCCGGGCCAACCAGCTGTCGGGGGGCAACCTGCAGAAATTCATCATGGGCCGGATGCTTTCGACCAGGCCGCTTGTGGCGGTGATATCCCAGCCGACCTGGGGCGTGGATGTGGGCGCGGCCACAGCCATCCGCCGCGCGTTGCTGCAACTGGCCGAAACTGGCTGCGCCATCATTCTCATCAGCCAGGATCTTGAAGAGATTTTCGGGCTGGCCACGCGCATTGCTGCCCTCAATAACGGCCGCCTGACCGAAGGATATCCCGCCGCCGATCTTACCGCCGAAGATATCGGGTTGATGATGGGCGGTGCTGCATCCGAAGAGGAGGCGCGCGCATGA